A region from the Leptospirillum ferriphilum ML-04 genome encodes:
- a CDS encoding 4Fe-4S dicluster domain-containing protein: MSATVKNPSLIPMPTVQKRTGFRKYLRVTTARYVVQGVFLIVLAGLPFTGLFRIDLGSGRFLVDGYQIWWSDFFLVLPFWLFLISGAATVYSVLGMVYCGWACVQNTLSEFVDFLVKKIFKRHKHAIGLDTLTSRPQKLPSNIGVREWSVFIGLVTLISIGTGVVFAGYFIPPSQIWQDFTTGKNLRQLMWVMGGISAVMLLNLFLIRHYWCNWVCPYPLWQHFFKSEGTMKVAFEDSRRSECTGCNLCVQSCIVDIDPRDTKNYTRCINCGECVVTCEDYSAKRGVPSLLTFHFNGIRIDEAGKRHINKLSPVLTRFVMAGSFSLIPLSLFIYGIVTYMPFHMTLSQIPGQLNQYSIRLTNKTPYPHLYRIRETGLPVRSASWQSKTVRVPGGGQVVLPFEVENGARILGTGVHPFSITVRSLNGKPGKISQDATYFLPAS, from the coding sequence ATGTCTGCGACAGTTAAGAATCCCTCTCTTATTCCGATGCCGACTGTTCAGAAAAGGACAGGGTTTCGGAAATATCTTCGTGTTACGACAGCCAGATACGTTGTTCAGGGAGTTTTTCTGATCGTTCTCGCGGGGCTGCCTTTTACGGGATTGTTTCGGATCGATCTTGGATCCGGCCGATTCCTGGTGGATGGTTATCAAATCTGGTGGAGCGACTTTTTTCTCGTTTTGCCGTTCTGGCTTTTTTTGATATCCGGCGCAGCAACCGTCTATTCGGTCCTTGGAATGGTGTATTGCGGATGGGCCTGCGTCCAGAATACCCTCTCAGAATTCGTTGATTTCCTGGTTAAAAAAATTTTCAAGCGCCATAAGCATGCCATTGGTCTCGACACACTGACGAGTCGTCCGCAAAAACTTCCCTCCAATATCGGAGTCCGCGAGTGGTCGGTTTTTATCGGTCTTGTGACATTAATCTCTATCGGGACCGGAGTTGTTTTTGCGGGTTACTTCATTCCTCCTTCCCAAATCTGGCAGGATTTCACGACAGGCAAGAACCTCCGTCAACTGATGTGGGTGATGGGCGGCATCAGTGCGGTGATGCTTTTGAACTTGTTTCTTATCCGGCACTATTGGTGCAACTGGGTTTGTCCCTATCCTCTCTGGCAGCATTTTTTCAAGTCGGAAGGAACCATGAAGGTCGCGTTCGAGGATTCGAGACGAAGCGAATGCACTGGTTGCAATCTGTGTGTTCAATCCTGCATTGTCGATATTGATCCCAGGGACACAAAAAACTATACGCGTTGCATCAATTGCGGTGAATGTGTTGTCACGTGCGAGGACTACTCCGCGAAAAGGGGTGTTCCGTCCCTCCTGACATTCCACTTTAACGGGATCCGGATTGACGAGGCCGGGAAACGTCATATCAACAAGCTTTCCCCGGTCCTGACCCGTTTTGTCATGGCCGGGTCCTTCAGTCTGATCCCGTTGTCTCTGTTCATTTACGGGATTGTGACATATATGCCGTTCCACATGACGTTAAGCCAGATTCCCGGGCAGCTTAACCAGTACAGTATCCGGCTGACGAACAAGACTCCTTATCCCCACCTGTACCGGATTCGTGAAACCGGATTACCGGTCCGGTCTGCTTCCTGGCAAAGCAAGACGGTCCGCGTTCCGGGCGGGGGACAAGTCGTCCTTCCGTTTGAGGTGGAAAATGGTGCCCGGATTCTGGGAACGGGAGTCCATCCATTTTCAATCACCGTTCGTTCCCTGAATGGGAAACCAGGCAAGATAAGTCAGGATGCAACGTATTTTCTTCCCGCTTCCTGA
- a CDS encoding cbb3-type cytochrome c oxidase subunit I: MGREMAIKDYTMKFYYACLLYAIIGFSWGSIMGGVEQFRTFVQAGAGGPSDLIVLGHTHINLLGWVEMAIFGTIYYVVPRLYQCPLYSYRLMRIHFWTHNIGLVGMVLAFSIAGYKGGMILLHGNVANIKPVETPYMEMVGMFGMLVLFANFVFAYNIYNTVQVAKGRKQIPASERENDKVPVFEAAM; encoded by the coding sequence ATGGGAAGAGAGATGGCAATTAAGGACTACACCATGAAATTCTATTATGCGTGTCTTCTGTACGCCATTATCGGATTTTCCTGGGGATCGATCATGGGAGGCGTCGAACAGTTCCGGACTTTTGTGCAGGCTGGGGCAGGAGGACCTTCGGATTTGATCGTGCTTGGACATACGCATATCAACTTACTGGGATGGGTCGAAATGGCAATTTTCGGGACGATCTACTACGTTGTTCCCCGTTTATACCAATGCCCTCTCTATAGTTACCGGCTGATGAGGATCCATTTCTGGACGCACAATATCGGCCTTGTCGGGATGGTTCTTGCGTTCAGCATTGCCGGGTACAAGGGCGGCATGATTCTGCTCCATGGAAATGTGGCGAATATAAAACCTGTTGAGACACCGTATATGGAAATGGTGGGAATGTTCGGTATGCTGGTATTGTTTGCGAATTTTGTCTTTGCATACAATATTTACAATACAGTCCAGGTCGCCAAGGGAAGAAAACAGATCCCTGCCAGCGAACGGGAAAATGACAAGGTTCCAGTCTTTGAAGCGGCGATGTGA
- a CDS encoding formylglycine-generating enzyme family protein — protein MSNVEKKSPVHEQETPISDDDLSLAEMTPWALPWKAISITVVALVLIAGAIQIVGLASNRINRLSKESVRTHGKEPGNFRPMGGVVPRLSSSLPVVKDANGGMNASLMPTKQIAVQTKAGMSVPKGFIYIPPGPFLMGGDDPFANFDEKPVHKVFLPGYFIRKTLVTNKDYKKFIDSQNYIAPPGWKNRNYPPSKGDHPVTFVSYYNAVDYSKWEGSRLCSEEEWEKAARGTDGRMWPWGNQWDPRRANANYTVGDTTPVKRYSAGISPYGLYDMAGNVFEWTSSDYAPYPGNTANKARYFAYKVDATGTLNRVRGKVYKVLRGGSWKSDQYSARTTARNPTWPDYASDFFGFRTCKDAPSQ, from the coding sequence ATGAGTAATGTGGAGAAAAAAAGCCCGGTTCATGAACAGGAGACCCCGATATCGGATGATGATCTCTCTCTGGCGGAAATGACTCCCTGGGCCCTTCCCTGGAAAGCCATATCGATAACGGTTGTTGCACTGGTTCTTATCGCAGGTGCCATTCAGATCGTCGGTCTGGCTTCCAACAGAATCAACAGACTCTCGAAGGAAAGTGTCCGTACACATGGGAAAGAGCCAGGCAATTTTCGGCCCATGGGCGGGGTGGTTCCGCGGCTGTCTTCCAGTCTTCCCGTTGTGAAGGATGCAAACGGCGGAATGAATGCGAGCCTGATGCCCACAAAACAAATCGCTGTTCAGACAAAAGCGGGAATGTCCGTACCGAAAGGGTTCATTTACATTCCGCCGGGGCCTTTCCTGATGGGTGGGGACGATCCTTTTGCGAACTTTGACGAAAAACCCGTCCATAAGGTTTTTCTGCCGGGATATTTTATTCGGAAAACCCTGGTCACGAACAAGGATTACAAGAAATTCATTGACAGCCAGAACTATATTGCTCCACCGGGGTGGAAGAACAGAAATTATCCTCCTTCAAAAGGAGATCATCCGGTCACTTTTGTCAGTTATTACAATGCTGTCGACTACAGCAAGTGGGAAGGAAGCCGGCTCTGTTCGGAAGAAGAATGGGAAAAAGCCGCAAGGGGGACCGACGGCAGAATGTGGCCCTGGGGAAACCAGTGGGACCCCCGGCGTGCCAATGCCAATTACACGGTCGGAGATACAACCCCGGTCAAACGGTATAGTGCGGGTATCAGTCCCTACGGATTGTACGATATGGCTGGCAATGTCTTCGAATGGACCAGTTCGGACTATGCGCCTTATCCCGGAAATACGGCCAACAAAGCCCGTTATTTTGCGTATAAAGTAGACGCAACCGGGACTCTCAACCGCGTCCGGGGGAAGGTTTATAAAGTTCTTCGGGGAGGTTCATGGAAGAGCGATCAGTATAGTGCCCGGACAACAGCCAGGAATCCGACCTGGCCAGATTATGCGTCGGATTTTTTCGGGTTCCGGACCTGTAAGGATGCTCCGAGTCAGTAA
- a CDS encoding cbb3-type cytochrome c oxidase subunit I codes for MTIEESDKLGLKFILFGVFCLFVGTLQGFLQSTPRLRHWVHSTGQAGHLVDPLAHAHINLIGGVVSIIMAMVYYLLPRMLRKGFWSGLLGQANFILMVAGVAGFYLVLLVFGILEGNRMLDEGVVYPIARSHYQPYHRIGFVFSALLMGLAHWTFILNVFVTYFRKENESLVHSVNPLKEGTKAQ; via the coding sequence ATGACGATAGAAGAAAGTGACAAGCTGGGGCTCAAATTTATTCTCTTTGGGGTCTTTTGCCTTTTTGTCGGAACGCTGCAGGGATTTCTTCAGTCGACACCAAGATTACGACACTGGGTCCATTCTACCGGGCAGGCGGGCCATCTGGTCGATCCACTGGCTCATGCCCACATCAATCTGATCGGAGGGGTCGTATCGATCATCATGGCGATGGTGTATTACCTCCTGCCCCGGATGTTGAGGAAGGGTTTTTGGTCCGGACTTCTTGGACAAGCGAACTTTATTCTGATGGTGGCCGGTGTGGCAGGTTTTTATCTGGTTCTTCTTGTTTTCGGCATTCTGGAAGGAAACCGAATGCTGGATGAAGGTGTCGTCTATCCGATCGCGCGTTCCCATTATCAGCCGTATCACCGGATAGGCTTCGTTTTTTCTGCTTTGTTAATGGGGTTGGCGCACTGGACATTTATTCTGAATGTCTTCGTGACATATTTCAGGAAGGAAAACGAATCCCTCGTCCACTCCGTTAACCCTCTGAAAGAAGGTACGAAAGCACAATGA
- a CDS encoding c-type cytochrome produces MKTGERVVFILAGLMIGVVMILYVLGQFHVINFWSTNDVYVFNKKTEAGYKVYQKYDCRNCHVLYGEGDFAGPDMDGEGTRRTREWLVQYMDNPRKLVPNTRHDGKFATDFSEISESDKSKLLDLMLSLKSLPGSPNYPKPPQ; encoded by the coding sequence ATGAAAACGGGAGAAAGAGTCGTCTTCATTCTGGCCGGGCTGATGATAGGGGTCGTGATGATCCTCTATGTTCTTGGCCAATTTCATGTCATTAATTTCTGGTCAACAAATGATGTCTACGTTTTTAATAAAAAAACGGAAGCGGGGTATAAGGTTTACCAGAAATATGATTGCAGAAATTGCCATGTTCTCTATGGAGAAGGTGATTTTGCAGGTCCGGACATGGATGGAGAGGGCACAAGAAGGACCAGAGAATGGCTTGTCCAGTATATGGACAATCCCAGGAAGCTGGTTCCGAATACGAGACATGACGGAAAATTTGCGACAGATTTCTCGGAAATATCGGAATCAGATAAATCCAAACTGTTAGATCTGATGCTGAGCCTCAAATCGTTGCCGGGTTCACCAAACTACCCAAAACCTCCGCAATGA
- a CDS encoding cbb3-type cytochrome c oxidase subunit II, whose protein sequence is MAYREYKFGTMMIATLFVVTLSITILFPTLQMAKIPPTATAVQKAKDYGTESGWTAEDPMMTGDNRPTMIGKGKVVFIREGCWWCHTLLPEQTQDWQYFGAPPTAADFVGESPTVFGSDRKAPDLLHVGSRLPIKGWHLVHHANPRAVQPKSMMPAFNYLRKKDLDALADYMASLK, encoded by the coding sequence ATGGCCTATCGTGAGTACAAGTTTGGCACGATGATGATCGCGACCCTGTTTGTGGTGACGCTGTCCATCACGATTTTGTTCCCGACATTGCAGATGGCCAAGATTCCGCCAACGGCAACCGCTGTCCAGAAGGCAAAGGACTACGGTACGGAAAGCGGCTGGACGGCCGAAGATCCGATGATGACCGGCGACAACCGGCCGACGATGATCGGAAAAGGGAAAGTGGTGTTCATCCGGGAAGGCTGCTGGTGGTGTCACACGCTGCTTCCGGAGCAGACCCAGGACTGGCAGTACTTCGGTGCACCTCCGACCGCTGCCGACTTTGTGGGCGAGAGTCCGACCGTGTTCGGTTCGGACCGGAAGGCGCCGGACCTGCTGCATGTGGGAAGCCGGTTGCCCATCAAGGGGTGGCATCTGGTTCATCATGCCAATCCTCGGGCAGTTCAGCCCAAGTCCATGATGCCCGCGTTTAATTATTTGCGGAAAAAGGACCTGGACGCCCTGGCGGACTACATGGCTAGCCTGAAGTAA
- a CDS encoding VIT1/CCC1 transporter family protein — translation MMNFLSSDHTEGWHSPHGRRIRDIVLGMNDGMVTVVSFLGGLTGSAISSRAVLLGGIMTGIAGSMSMFFGGYLAAKSQSDFFQRERDREWREIHDLPQMERNEVMEILERMNFTQDEARLFTNRITSNPEVWHEFMMKEELGILDSSKGTPFRDGAWLGLSFLLGSIPPVIPYVLENNTGKSFDLSLFISVLSLAALGIFKSRLTREPFYKGAVEMALFGGIAAILGLFTGTVLPRIIH, via the coding sequence ATGATGAATTTTCTCTCCTCAGATCATACGGAAGGCTGGCATTCACCTCACGGACGCCGGATTCGGGATATCGTTCTCGGGATGAACGACGGGATGGTAACAGTCGTAAGTTTTCTGGGCGGTCTGACGGGGTCCGCCATTTCCTCCCGTGCCGTTCTTCTGGGTGGCATCATGACAGGCATTGCAGGGTCGATGTCCATGTTCTTTGGTGGTTACCTCGCTGCAAAATCCCAAAGTGATTTTTTTCAGCGGGAACGGGACAGGGAATGGAGAGAAATTCACGACCTTCCTCAAATGGAGCGCAATGAAGTCATGGAAATTCTTGAACGCATGAATTTTACGCAGGATGAAGCCAGGCTCTTTACAAACAGAATCACTTCGAATCCTGAAGTCTGGCACGAATTCATGATGAAAGAGGAATTGGGCATTCTTGATTCTTCTAAAGGAACCCCATTTCGCGATGGGGCATGGCTTGGTCTCTCTTTCCTCCTCGGAAGCATTCCCCCTGTCATTCCCTATGTTCTGGAAAATAATACCGGAAAATCCTTTGATTTATCGCTTTTCATTTCCGTTTTGTCACTTGCCGCCCTCGGGATTTTCAAATCCCGCCTGACCAGAGAACCCTTTTACAAAGGAGCAGTGGAAATGGCTTTGTTTGGGGGTATTGCTGCCATTCTCGGTCTCTTCACAGGAACGGTTCTTCCCAGGATCATTCATTGA
- a CDS encoding (2Fe-2S) ferredoxin domain-containing protein translates to MGRYRYHVFACTNKRDPEHPRGSCQLRNAEEILSLFREELKQANIPQPFRINKSGCLDACEEGPVFAVYPDGVYYRLKTREDVRQVVRQHLLNGVVVSDLQIPSPPESDNNG, encoded by the coding sequence ATGGGACGTTACCGCTATCATGTTTTTGCCTGCACAAACAAACGGGATCCTGAGCATCCGAGGGGCTCCTGCCAACTTCGAAATGCAGAAGAAATTCTCTCTCTTTTTCGGGAAGAGCTAAAACAGGCGAACATCCCGCAACCATTCCGGATCAACAAATCCGGCTGTCTGGACGCATGCGAAGAAGGCCCAGTCTTTGCCGTGTATCCGGACGGAGTTTACTATCGTTTAAAAACACGGGAGGATGTTCGCCAGGTCGTACGTCAGCATCTCTTGAACGGTGTTGTCGTCTCGGACCTTCAAATCCCCTCACCACCCGAATCAGACAACAATGGCTGA
- a CDS encoding homoserine kinase, protein MAEQLNLSGKHFPSTPLVEKSVTVYAPASVGNIGPGFDTLGMAVTEMGDTLTGYLQKREGPDLITSISGAWTSLPTDPSQNTATIAARYLLDKAGYSDLKLTVSIQKGVPGSGLGSSAASAVGGAMLTQLLLGSPFGDSELLDAAAQSESSVSGGYFLDNVSASLFGGISVSNSRLRESFRFGTFSGLFLVFLIPRTLLKTSESRKAIPPDVPLDRAIGALANSAGLLTAVHLGNPDLFCRMLQDPLIQPYRKNLIPFFDDLENISREAGARSFIISGAGSTMMALTDNPKDARTIQETLEKYVQEKQLPVLVRSSTIDSEGARHVATPNL, encoded by the coding sequence ATGGCTGAACAGTTGAATCTCTCCGGCAAACATTTTCCGTCAACGCCTCTTGTCGAAAAAAGCGTCACTGTTTACGCACCCGCTTCTGTCGGGAATATCGGTCCAGGATTTGACACTCTCGGAATGGCTGTCACAGAAATGGGAGACACCCTGACAGGATATCTCCAGAAAAGGGAAGGACCTGATCTTATCACAAGTATTTCGGGAGCCTGGACCAGTCTCCCGACGGACCCGTCCCAGAACACCGCTACGATTGCTGCCCGATATTTATTGGACAAGGCCGGATACTCAGATCTCAAGCTAACCGTCTCCATTCAAAAAGGTGTCCCCGGTTCAGGACTCGGCTCCAGCGCCGCTTCAGCCGTTGGAGGGGCCATGCTTACCCAACTGCTCCTTGGTTCCCCGTTCGGGGACAGCGAGCTTCTGGACGCGGCGGCCCAATCCGAATCCTCTGTCAGCGGAGGCTACTTTCTGGACAATGTTTCGGCCTCTCTTTTCGGCGGGATCTCTGTTTCGAATTCCCGCCTTCGGGAGTCCTTCCGGTTCGGAACTTTTTCGGGACTCTTCCTGGTGTTTCTGATCCCGCGCACACTCCTGAAAACCAGCGAATCACGGAAAGCGATCCCCCCCGATGTTCCTCTGGACAGAGCCATCGGGGCCCTCGCCAACAGCGCAGGTCTGCTGACCGCAGTCCATCTTGGCAACCCGGATCTTTTTTGCAGAATGCTTCAGGATCCCCTGATCCAGCCTTACAGAAAAAACCTGATTCCTTTCTTTGATGATCTGGAAAACATTTCCCGGGAAGCTGGTGCGCGCTCCTTCATCATTTCAGGAGCGGGGTCCACCATGATGGCCCTGACAGACAACCCGAAAGACGCCCGGACGATTCAGGAAACTCTTGAAAAGTATGTGCAGGAAAAACAGCTCCCTGTTCTGGTCCGGTCCTCTACCATTGACTCCGAAGGAGCCCGACATGTTGCCACCCCCAATCTATGA
- a CDS encoding dihydroorotate dehydrogenase yields the protein MLPPPIYDIRKSYEENYQHGPFFSGVLPKPIQSDTKIDFMGEKVSSRLGIPAGPLLNSRWISFYGQMGFDILTYKTVRSHFHPSYPDPNCMYVPFHKSFDLEDLQHPLIGTMAYNPVSLTDITITNSFGMPSQHPDIWMKDVGEALSSLSSGQVLVLSLVGTQREDRDLAQDFVYTAHLAKETGAKILEVNFSCPNVKGKEGQLYQNPDASGEILKRIRKDLGRDFHLIMKIGFSDNPEHLDRLVEATSPYLDAISAINTVTGTIINPEGKPALPGPGRERSGLCGSGIKNLSLKTIRGLRQALRRRAPQLSLIGVGGFNTVEDYPDFREAGADIVMSATGAMWDPFLAYHVKQRTFVQDTLPSDSTV from the coding sequence ATGTTGCCACCCCCAATCTATGATATCCGCAAGTCTTACGAAGAAAACTATCAGCATGGTCCCTTCTTTAGCGGGGTTTTGCCAAAACCCATCCAGTCCGACACAAAAATCGATTTCATGGGCGAGAAAGTCTCTTCCCGGCTCGGGATTCCTGCCGGCCCCCTTCTGAACTCAAGATGGATTTCTTTCTATGGGCAGATGGGATTCGATATCCTGACTTACAAGACCGTTCGGAGCCACTTTCATCCTTCCTATCCGGATCCAAACTGTATGTATGTGCCCTTTCACAAAAGCTTTGACCTGGAAGATCTCCAACATCCTCTCATTGGCACAATGGCCTATAATCCGGTTTCCCTGACCGACATCACCATCACGAACTCGTTTGGGATGCCGAGCCAGCATCCAGACATATGGATGAAAGATGTCGGGGAGGCTCTTTCTTCTCTTTCCAGTGGACAGGTTCTGGTCCTGAGTCTCGTCGGAACACAGCGGGAAGACCGGGATCTCGCACAGGACTTTGTCTATACAGCCCATTTGGCAAAAGAAACCGGGGCAAAAATTCTTGAAGTGAATTTTTCGTGTCCGAACGTCAAAGGAAAAGAAGGTCAACTCTACCAAAATCCGGATGCCAGCGGAGAGATCCTGAAACGAATCCGAAAAGATCTGGGCCGGGATTTTCACCTGATCATGAAAATCGGATTTTCCGACAATCCGGAACATCTGGATCGCCTTGTCGAGGCCACATCCCCCTATCTGGACGCAATCAGCGCTATTAATACTGTCACAGGGACGATCATTAATCCGGAAGGCAAGCCGGCTTTGCCGGGACCGGGAAGAGAACGATCAGGGCTTTGTGGCAGCGGGATCAAAAATCTTTCCCTGAAAACAATCCGCGGTCTTAGACAGGCCCTTCGACGACGGGCTCCTCAGCTCTCCCTGATCGGAGTCGGAGGGTTCAATACGGTGGAAGATTATCCGGACTTTCGGGAAGCAGGGGCAGATATTGTGATGAGTGCAACCGGAGCGATGTGGGATCCTTTCCTTGCCTATCATGTGAAGCAACGAACCTTTGTTCAGGACACGCTCCCATCGGACTCAACCGTCTAG
- a CDS encoding proteasome accessory factor PafA2 family protein, with translation MKTVVGLETEYGALLSGVSQGMRDLFRQEEMFQKVRDHIFHVQRKGLIDQHQRAYDEPPGNGGFLRNGGRLYIDMGHVEYATPECHTLLDLVRADRGGDLLLQQAVDEMGLSGEISFIKNNIDHQTLATFGSHENYLVSRDFPFTERGMEPLVAFLVTRQIVTGAGRVGVSYVNDSLISLDTERPPVHFQISQRADYIVNKFYQWVQMNRSIVNTRDEPLSDPLQYRRMHLLLGDSNMSQFATAMKFGMTKIVMDLVEDGLAPAVGVRDPVQACRAISHDLSMRWNLQDLEGRILSALDMQEMFLEKAVKAYSGRDEDTDWVLEEWGKILSDLAKKDPSLVTDRLDWAAKYNMISAFRESENLEWNDPWLESLDLEYHNIDPAKGLFHILEEEGRHRRLIPPSISETGATCPPSFTRAEGRAQAIDRILENPEMLYIIQWFGIQINQGDVLYMLEPLKNYRDEVSEYFRKNLPPSPDA, from the coding sequence ATGAAAACCGTTGTTGGACTGGAAACAGAATACGGTGCCCTTCTATCAGGCGTGTCCCAGGGGATGAGGGATCTGTTTCGTCAGGAAGAAATGTTCCAGAAAGTTCGGGATCATATCTTTCATGTCCAGCGAAAAGGTTTGATTGACCAGCACCAGCGGGCTTACGACGAACCCCCCGGAAATGGGGGCTTCCTCCGGAATGGCGGGAGACTCTATATTGATATGGGGCATGTCGAATATGCCACTCCCGAATGCCATACATTGCTTGACCTTGTGCGCGCGGACCGAGGAGGGGACCTGCTTCTCCAGCAGGCAGTTGACGAAATGGGGTTATCCGGCGAGATTTCTTTTATCAAGAACAATATTGATCATCAGACACTTGCCACTTTCGGTTCCCATGAAAATTATCTTGTTTCCAGGGATTTTCCGTTTACGGAAAGAGGCATGGAACCCCTTGTCGCTTTTCTCGTGACCCGTCAGATTGTGACGGGAGCTGGAAGAGTCGGTGTTTCTTATGTGAACGACAGCCTGATTTCCCTGGATACAGAAAGGCCTCCGGTTCATTTCCAAATTTCCCAGCGCGCCGATTACATCGTGAACAAATTCTATCAATGGGTTCAGATGAACCGTTCCATTGTAAATACACGGGACGAGCCTTTGTCCGATCCGTTACAGTACCGACGCATGCATCTGCTTCTGGGCGATTCCAATATGTCCCAATTTGCGACGGCCATGAAATTCGGGATGACGAAGATCGTGATGGATCTTGTCGAGGATGGGCTGGCGCCTGCCGTTGGAGTCCGTGATCCTGTCCAGGCGTGCCGTGCGATTTCTCACGATTTGTCGATGCGATGGAATCTTCAGGATCTGGAAGGACGGATCCTGTCGGCTCTCGATATGCAGGAGATGTTTTTGGAAAAGGCGGTCAAAGCCTATTCGGGGCGTGACGAGGATACCGACTGGGTTTTGGAGGAGTGGGGAAAGATTCTCTCGGATCTGGCGAAAAAGGATCCCTCCCTTGTCACAGACCGCCTGGACTGGGCAGCAAAATACAACATGATCAGTGCATTCAGGGAGTCAGAGAATCTCGAATGGAATGATCCCTGGCTGGAAAGCCTTGACCTTGAGTACCACAATATTGATCCGGCCAAGGGGCTTTTCCACATTCTGGAAGAAGAAGGACGACATCGCCGTCTCATACCCCCTTCCATATCGGAAACCGGAGCCACCTGTCCACCATCTTTCACCCGGGCCGAGGGCCGGGCCCAGGCAATTGACCGGATTCTGGAAAACCCGGAAATGCTTTACATCATTCAGTGGTTCGGGATCCAGATCAATCAGGGTGATGTTCTGTATATGCTGGAACCATTAAAAAACTATCGGGACGAAGTGTCGGAGTATTTTCGAAAAAATCTTCCGCCCTCTCCGGACGCCTAG
- a CDS encoding 20S proteasome subunit alpha, whose product MFDEPYRWVEAVSQRREYIEEQLRRSSPVLGASVSEGILFLTFYKRIPKVYEIYDGLAMGAIGHPADIESIRMMLLNAAHVEGFQRSPKDVTLHRLLLFSLSPRLKNAFEDIGVSPILVRSLFGEAGKTMEEDRLMAVDFDGNIEEEKGYLSVAGSSAVKDRIQERLGRQKEKKASVKDVLPELLEAYLYGVHENPDLGLDPEGNVIDPARKTQAIRRVFEEYTPNACLLDRKKGSLLPVSLLSLMEELTK is encoded by the coding sequence GTGTTTGATGAACCCTACAGATGGGTCGAAGCTGTCTCCCAGAGGCGGGAATACATCGAAGAGCAGCTGCGACGATCTTCGCCGGTCCTGGGGGCATCGGTCAGTGAAGGAATTCTCTTCCTCACGTTTTACAAGAGAATCCCGAAGGTCTATGAAATTTATGATGGTCTTGCAATGGGAGCCATAGGGCATCCGGCCGATATTGAGTCGATCCGGATGATGTTGCTCAATGCCGCTCATGTGGAAGGGTTTCAGCGTTCTCCCAAGGATGTGACGCTCCATCGACTCCTCCTTTTTTCCCTTTCGCCGCGCCTCAAAAACGCGTTTGAAGATATCGGTGTATCTCCGATACTGGTCCGCTCCCTGTTTGGTGAAGCAGGAAAGACCATGGAGGAAGACCGGTTGATGGCGGTGGACTTTGACGGCAATATCGAAGAAGAAAAGGGCTATCTTTCCGTCGCCGGTTCTTCCGCGGTGAAAGACCGGATTCAGGAGCGACTGGGAAGACAGAAAGAGAAAAAGGCGAGTGTGAAGGACGTTCTTCCGGAGCTCCTGGAAGCGTATCTTTATGGGGTTCATGAAAATCCCGATCTCGGTCTCGACCCGGAAGGAAATGTCATCGATCCTGCCAGGAAAACCCAGGCCATTCGACGAGTTTTTGAGGAATATACGCCGAATGCATGTTTGCTGGACCGAAAAAAGGGGAGTCTTTTACCGGTTTCCCTGTTATCGTTGATGGAAGAGTTGACAAAATGA